In one window of Pseudomonas putida DNA:
- a CDS encoding response regulator, translating into MNALTTAPEPGVVLIVDDTPDNLALLSDALNDAGHMVLVALDGLSALNRIERRRPDLILLDAMMPGLDGFETCRRIKAQPASSDIPVLFMTALTESAHVVQGFEVGGSDYVTKPIRIDEVLARVAAHLRTSRSLLSARAASQPATLSLDDAPASRLLSARFQLTGREVEVLRWVACGKTNRDIGTILDLSPRTVNKHLEHVYIKLGVETRTAATAVVLAALSRDGSTLDNVLA; encoded by the coding sequence ATGAATGCGCTGACCACCGCCCCTGAACCTGGCGTCGTGCTGATCGTAGACGACACCCCGGACAACCTCGCGCTGTTGTCCGACGCCCTCAACGACGCCGGACACATGGTGCTGGTCGCCCTCGATGGCCTGAGCGCATTGAACCGCATCGAACGCCGACGCCCGGACCTGATCCTGCTCGATGCGATGATGCCGGGCCTGGACGGTTTCGAGACCTGCCGGCGCATCAAGGCGCAGCCCGCCAGCAGCGACATCCCGGTGCTGTTCATGACCGCCCTCACCGAAAGCGCACATGTGGTGCAAGGCTTCGAAGTCGGTGGCAGCGACTACGTGACCAAGCCGATCCGCATCGACGAAGTATTGGCCCGCGTTGCCGCCCATCTGCGCACCTCTCGCTCGTTGCTGTCGGCACGCGCAGCCTCGCAGCCTGCAACCCTGAGCCTGGACGATGCGCCGGCCAGCCGGTTGCTGTCGGCGCGTTTCCAGTTGACCGGACGCGAAGTCGAGGTGCTGCGCTGGGTGGCCTGCGGCAAGACCAACCGCGACATCGGTACCATCCTCGACCTGAGCCCACGCACCGTGAACAAGCACCTGGAGCATGTGTACATCAAGCTGGGGGTGGAAACCCGTACCGCCGCCACCGCGGTGGTGCTGGCGGCGCTGAGCCGCGATGGCAGCACCCTGGACAATGTGCTTGCCTGA